Proteins from a single region of Festucalex cinctus isolate MCC-2025b chromosome 19, RoL_Fcin_1.0, whole genome shotgun sequence:
- the ints8 gene encoding integrator complex subunit 8 translates to MSAEAADRVAAVTSSRPSTPLQTSWFEFLLDASLLEKHLQKSNPDPTGVQLVIQFLEQASKPSVNEQNQVQPPADNRRNRTLKLLALKVAAFMKWDLDALEKGLTIPVLNMLLNELLCVSKVPAGVKHVDLDLSTLPPTTAMAVLIYNRWAIRTIVLSSFPEKQTKPGPHQMNMLSVVQQEKEMTDNILSVLKEQASDSISVLAGALRLKKDFYVHTMRTLDLLAADTAAANGETESSTAGLRISANELHCQVHYDLGAIFFQQGCTDQPAFEKARDHFRQTKELLKKLDSTVHVHLDEERLAGYWNACKALTGDCDSCDSQTTHYDQINGLLGARNYQAVVEAFIKDNISRTLPKHFRRSVLREVLYKAQQGETGLDEVCLQLCVCNAVRDALEGEVLGVRFQQLLMKPSKRLVDFILEVCTRSLEKERSSETSRRNMATFMHTVCGSLEELPLVFVVSSHKLFSELLREEERKLLVEQMRKRSAAVNLSAKPLPSFYDIPASASVSVGQLEQQLILCLDPRRIRQILNELHDIADRPFWRVNSKWEVPPDYINVILAIKDNLTKDLVYILMAKGLHCIAIRDFLHARQLFSSCLELVTEFSPRLRQVMLNELLLMEVRAHETAAADGSKERPPPDLVSRVRGYLEMRIRDLPLRQVVGEECVAFMLNWRENDYLTLQVPPSAVVSNPYVKLGQLLASTCKELPGPKESRRTAKELWDAVVQICSVSVQQKRSNDGRVALIKHRDSSMGILHRSKFITFVKKIREPLVLTTLISLFVRLHSIVRDDIVNEVTAEHLTIWPTSLPNIQAVDVEAVAVTVKELVTYALTLNPNNQSWLITQADIYFATNQYSAALNLYLQAGGVSSDFFTKAVPPDVYTDQVLKRMIKCCSMMNCHTQVAVLCQFLREVDYMTAFKALQEQNSHDAMDSFYDYIWDVTILEYLTHIHHKRGETEKRQIAIKAIGQAELNTSNPEEVLQLAAQKRKKKFLQAMAKLYF, encoded by the exons ATGAGTGCGGAAGCGGCCGACCGGGTCGCCGCTGTGACAAGCAGCCGGCCCAGCACGCCGCTCCAGACTTCCTGGTTTGAGTTCCTCCTGGACGCGTCCCTGCTGGAGAAGCACCTGCAGAAATCTAATCCCG ACCCGACGGGGGTGCAGCTCGTCATCCAGTTCCTGGAGCAGGCGTCCAAGCCGTCTGTCAACGAGCAGAATCAAGTGCAGCCTCCCGCCGACAACCGCAGGAACCGCACCTTGAAGCTGTTGGCACTCAAAGTGGCGGCATTCATGAAGTGGGATCTGGATGCTCTGGAAAAAGG CTTGACCATCCCCGTGTTGAACATGCTGCTCAACGAGCTACTGTGTGTGAGCAAAGTGCCAGCGGGCGTGAAACACGTAGATTTGGATCTTTCCACGCTGCCACCCACCACCGCCATGGCCGTCCTCATCTACAACCGCTG GGCCATCAGAACCATCGTGCTGAGCAGCTTTCCGGAGAAACAGACCAAACCGGGACCGCACCAGATGAACAT GTTGAGTGTTGTGCAGCAGGAAAAAGAGATGACAGATAACATTCTCAGTGTG TTAAAGGAGCAGGCCAGCGACTCAATCAGCGTCCTGGCGGGGGCGCTGCGTCTGAAGAAGGACTTTTACGTGCACACCATGAGGACTCTGGATCTGCTGGCCGCCGACACGGCCGCCGCCAACGGCGAGACCGAGTCCTCCACAGCTGGACTCCGCATCAGTGCCAACGAGCTGCACTGCCAG GTTCACTATGACTTGGGCGCCATTTTCTTCCAGCAAGGATGCACGGACCAGCCGGCCTTTGAGAAAGCTAGAGACCACTTCAGGCAGACCAAGGAACTCTTGAAGAAG CTGGACTCCACAGTGCACGTCCACCTGGACGAGGAGCGCCTGGCCGGCTACTGGAACGCCTGCAAAGCACTGACCGGCGACTGCGACTCGTGCGACTCTCAGACCACACACTACGACCAGATCAACGGGCTGCTCGGCGCCCGCAACTACCAG GCCGTGGTGGAAGCGTTCATCAAAGACAACATCAGCCGCACTTTGCCCAAGCACTTCAGACGCTCCGTTCTTCGGGAGGTCTTGTACAAGGCCCAGCAAGG GGAGACGGGCCTGGACGAGGTGTGCCTCCAGCTGTGCGTGTGCAACGCCGTGCGCGACGCCCTGGAGGGGGAGGTGCTCGGCGTGCGCTTCCAGCAGCTGCTCATGAAGCCCAGCAAGCGCCTGGTGGACTTTATTTTAGAG GTGTGCACGCGGTCCCTGGAGAAGGAACGTTCGTCGGAAACATCCCGAAGGAACATGGCCACCTTCATGCA CACCGTCTGCGGGAGCCTGGAGGAGCTTCCCCTGGTTTTCGTGGTCTCCTCTCACAAGCTCTTCAGCGAGCTCCTCagggaggaggagaggaagcTGCTGGTGGAGCAGATGAGGAAGCGCTCGGCCGCCGTCAACCTCAGCGCCAAACCACTGCCCTCCTTCTACGACATCCCGG CGTCGGCCAGCGTGAGCGTCGGGCAGCTGGAGCAGCAGCTCATCCTCTGCTTGGACCCGCGAAGGATCAGACAGATCCTCAACGAGCTCCACGACATAGCGGACAGACCCTTCTGGAGAGTCAATAGCAAG tgGGAAGTTCCTCCAGACTACATCAACGTGATCCTGGCCATAAAAGACAACCTGACTAAAGATCTGGTCTACATCCTCATGGCGAAAGGCCTCCACTGCATCGCCATTAGA GACTTCCTGCACGCGCGGCAGCTGTTCTCGTCCTGCCTGGAGCTGGTGACGGAGTTCTCGCCGCGCCTGCGTCAGGTGATGCTCAACGAGCTGCTGCTGATGGAGGTGCGAGCCCACGAGACGGCGGCGGCCGACGGCAGCAAGGAGAGGCCGCCCCCCGACCTCGTCAGCAGAGTGCGCGGATACCTGGAGATGAGGATACGCG ATCTTCCTCTGCGGCAGGTGGTTGGCGAGGAGTGCGTGGCTTTTATGTTGAATTGGAGGGAGAACGACTACTTGACGCTACAGGTGCCGCCCTCGGCTGTCGTCAGCAACCCTTACGTCAAG CTGGGCCAGCTGCTGGCGTCCACGTGCAAGGAGCTCCCCGGTCCCAAAGAGAGCCGCCGCACGGCCAAGGAGCTTTGGGACGCGGTGGTGCAAATCTGCAGCGTCTCAGTCCAGCAGAAGAGGAGCAACGACGGACGCGTGGCGCTCATCAAGCACCGAGACTCCTCCATGGGCATCCTGCACAG GAGTAAATTCATTACGTTCGTCAAGAAGATCAGA GAGCCGCTGGTGCTGACCACGCTGATCTCACTCTTCGTCAGGCTGCACAGCATCGTCAGG GATGACATCGTCAACGAAGTGACGGCCGAGCACCTCACCATCTGGCCGACGTCTCTGCCCAA CATCCAGGCGGTGGACGTGGAGGCGGTAGCCGTAACGGTGAAGGAGCTGGTGACCTACGCCCTCACGCTGAACCCCAacaaccaatcgtggctcatCACGCAGGCCgacatttattttg CAACCAATCAGTACTCGGCTGCTCTCAACTTGTACCTCCAGGCCGGCGGCGTGTCGTCTGATTTCTTCACCAAAGCCGTACCGCCTGACGTCTACACAGACCAG GTTCTGAAAAGGATGATCAAGTGCTGCTCTATGATGAACTGCCACACACAG GTGGCGGTCCTGTGTCAGTTCCTGAGGGAGGTGGACTACATGACGGCCTTCAAAGCACTCCAAGAACAGAACAG CCACGACGCCATGGACTCCTTCTACGACTACATTTGGGATGTCACCATCTTGGAATACCTCACGC ACATCCATCACAAGCGCGGTGAAACGGAAAAGAGACAAATAGCG